ATAAAATAAAACTCCTCGTTGGCTATATACAAACGAGTATTGGAGCCACAGAGCTAGCCGTAATGAGTCTTATGGTCCCTCGAGGAATGGCTTTCCTCTTTCGGACACGTGATGTTCTGGCGCCAAACTATTCCCCGAAAAAATATTTTCCATGCAtcttttggtttctttttcgcGAGGCCTTCGCAACGGTTTTATGTTCTATaagaggagagaaagataaTTTAGCGGTAGAGAAGGTGTACATGGGCCGGAAGAGTGCCCGTTGTCAGCAAAGGGTCACGACTTGCGAGATGCAAAACACTTCATGAATCAAATTTGTGAGTGGGTTGGCCTATACGACCGAGCTCAGTCGTCCAGATGAGCCGCAAGAGGCTTCTGCATCAAGAAACTCGAGGCGAATTCGGATCGATCGGTTGAAATATCGAGTCGATTATAGTCGATTCGGAGGACGATTTAAATACGCTTCCGTCTTCCCTTTAATCCGTAAAGGCCTCCAACATTGACGCAGATCTTGCGTGGATGAAAAACTCTGGGACAGTCTGCCTCAGAAATGTATacatctttttttctttatatgTTTCACAGTGATGTCTCCGGATGCCAGAAAAGTAATTGAGTTCTTGTCTAAATTCGCCACCTGCGACTTATCCGATGCGTTAGTCAAGAAAGGTCATAAGGATGGAGGCTATTTTCCTAACCTGACCAGGTATTCGTCCAATGCATCGAATATTAGTATGATTGGAAAGGCATACACCGTACTTTTTGCTTCTAAAGATGATCCTAGACCAGCAATTGAGGGTGGATATATCGATAAGCTACCTGAAGATTCCGTATTGATCATCGCAACAACAACCAACCTACAGAAATTGGATGCTCCATATACAAAACTCAACAATGCCCTATACGGGGGGCTCATGTCGACCAGAGCACAATATTTGAAAAGTAGAGGTACAGTTGTATTTGGCAGAATCCGGGATCTCGACGAACATAGAGATTTAAACAGAGATGTATTCTCATATGGAATAGGAAGTGCTGCTCATGCCCCGGTGGTGAAAATGATAGGTATCAATGTTCCAGTGGAAATTATAATTGATGAATATTCAGAGTCCAGAAAGGAAGTAATTAATCCCGGCGATTATATTATGGGGGATAATAATGGAGTAGTTCGGGTCgaagataatgaagaatTAGGTAATTTACTGGAGTATATTCCCAAACGTGTCGAAGCCGATAATCTTGTGAAACAGGATATTCTTAAAGGAGAGCGGTGTAATGCatctcagaagaagagaagagagggATTGTAAGTAACGTAGGTAAGAATAATGAATTAAGGATGTGTAGAGCAGGGACcagcaggagcagcaggagCCACCAGGAGCCACCGGGACCAGCAGGACCAGCAGGACCAGCAGAGCCCAGCAGCCCCCGCGCTCCGCGTCGCCTAAATTCGTTCTCGTTAAAGATCTTTTGACCCCCAAAGTTCTCTGTTTCACCGTTACATTCCATATCTTACATAAGTCATGGTTACGGACACAACGTACTATGATCGTCTTGAAGTGAAACCTACATCAACGAGATTGGAAATTAAGAAATCGTACAGAAAACTAGCCATTAAATTTCATCCAGATAAGAATCCTAACAATGAGGAAGCTGCAGAGAAGTTCAAGGAGATTAGTGAAGCCTACAAGGTGTTAAGTGACGACCAGTCACGTCAGAAATACGATCAGTTTGGATTACAAGAAGGACAGGAGATGACGGATCCTGAGCAGTTCTTTGACCAGATATTTGGAGGAGAGGCTTTCTTGGATTATATTGGTGAGCTTACGTTaatgaagaacttgagtAAAGAGTATGAGcttgagaaagaagacgaagaagggAGTAAAGAGGATGGAAAAGGTTCAACTAGCACCGATAAGAGTACAACTGCTGGAGCCACCCCTGCTGGCGCCACCACTAGTACTGGGACCACCCCCTCTACCGAGGCATTGAGATTGGAGAATGGTGAACTGAATACTTTAACAGTAGATGAGAGGGAGAAacaaataaagaaagagaaagagagaagaaaaaaagaacatcgggagaagattgatgaagagaacaaaaaaCATCGAGAAGAAATCGTAGGAGGGCTTacgaagaagttgatcgaTAGGTTGTCATTATATACAGAGTCAGAAAAGGACGAAAGAGTGGTGAATGCGTTCAGAGAGAAGTTCCGacttgaagcagaaaacATGAAGACGGAGTCCTTTGGTCTTGAAATATTGCACGCCATAGGCCAAGTCTATTTGACCAAGGCCAATATATTCCTCAACTCTCAGAACACGTTTCTAGGACTTGGCGGTTGGTATGGATcaatgaaagagaagggAAGTATTATACGAGACACGTACAGAACCATCAGTACTGCTTTGGATGCACAGAGAACAATGCAGGAGTTGACTTCGATGAACGATAAGCGCGATCAGTTTTTGaagcaggaagaagagaagaagaaggttgaagatgagggAGCAGCAGAAGATACTGTGGTGACCGAAAGTAGAGGCCCTGAAGAGAACGTGGTACCGGAATCTACTGATGACAAGAATTCTAAAGTTGCTAAAGAGGAACCCATTCCAACAGATGAGGAGGTGGCACACATGGAGAAGATGCTTATGGGTAAGATAATTGCTGCTGCCTGGAAAGGATCGCACATGGAAATATCTTCAGCTCTTCGAGACACGGTGGATAATGTACTTTATGATGATACTGTAGATCTAGCCAAATGTACGCAAAGGGCAGAAGCACTTGCTATTGTCGGTAGAGTGTTCAAGGATGCCAAAAGGTCGAGGTgggaagcagaagaagccagAGTTTTCGAAGAATTGATGGCAGAAGCAACGCAGAAGAGATCGAAGAAGTGACTTATAGTGGCTCAAATTTAGCTTAATATATATACAGTAATTTTTCTATATGcatggatgaagagatcaCTCGGCAGTGTAGTAAATCTTCCTCAAGTTGACAATCTTCTTACCTCTCTCTAAAGCTACCTCATCCGTAGTCTTCTGCTCCAAAAGAGCCTCCATTGTGCATTTGACAACGTTCATTTTATTTCTGGAACGGTACACTTTGGTACTTAAGTCCTTAATACCTGCACATTGAGCCAGCTCAAAGATCATCGAATTACATCTAAGTCCAGAACCAGGGGGAGCGGATCTCAAATGAACTACAGTAGCTCCGTACTTGTGTTCAATGTTACCAAATATAGTTCTCTCCTCCAATCTGGGCACCTTAACCAAATTCTTCACTGCTTGCCAATGGGCTTTAAGAATAGCGTTACTCGGCTCTTCAGGATCTTTTCCTTCCCCAATGCCCAACATACCATTTCTATCACCTGCGCAAACTAAGGCATAAAAAGAGTTGATTTTACCCTTGGAGGTTTGGTTTCTCACAGTTTTAAGCACCAACGTCTTAACATTAAGCCTGGAGATGTATCTTTCGTCAAACCCTGTTGCTAAGGACAACTTTTTAGccaattccttcaattctgaGGTCTCCTCCGATCCCTCCGTAGAGATCTGATTCTTTGGATAGTCGCTTTTGTTCGACTGGGTGATGGATAAGAATGACTCTGGATTCTGAGGCAGGTGATCAAAATATGGATCCAGAGTAGTGAAATCATCAAGGTAATGTGGAGCAAACTGAACCGTGTTGAATGTTTTATTCTCATAATCTGTTGGATCAATCGAAGATTCAGCTTGCAGTATTGATTCCACAATTTTTGGCTCGTAGAACTGCATTAGATACTGCATATGCTTGAGCTTGTTGGTGTCGAGACTCGAAACGTGCTGCCCCCTTGGTGCACTTTCAAAACATCTAGCCGACAAAGAAAACGGCCGAGCTTGCCGGCCAATCATCCTCATGAAATTATTTGCAATCATATCGATTCCTTTATTACCGGTCTCTCGATGACTCAAGAAGCTTCACCACACCAAATGCTCCTCGTTTtaagatgaaaaaaattgacGACAAGTGAcgaaagaaaattttgagGACTCAGACTCGACGatcgatttgaagaatacaGTATTTATTTCTATAAAATTGGGATTTTATTGACCTAACTCGAGCCTGAACCTCTCCTAGCACGACTTCCTTCGGAGGACTCCGTATTAAGATGAATTGAGCTTTGATCGTCACTATACGACGAACCAGAGTAATCGGAGCCACCACTATTGGTGTAATGTAAACTGTCAATTAAATGAGAAGTGTCAGATTCTGTAGAATTTGCACTGGAAGCTTCCTCCGACGCAGCTTCCTCCGACGCAGCAGAGTCATTATCAGGTTCCGCCTGTTCACCATGTATCTGTCTGTTTGGATTGGTGACCGATGTGAAGGTTCTTGACTCGTCTACATCTCCTCCAGGACCCATCATAATGGCCCTGAACATACGGGTACCAGCACGCAATGTATTTGTAGCTAGttttctccaagaaacACCATTTTCCCGGATGTTTTCGACTGCCTCTGATATATTACTTCTCGTTCGAGTTGCAGGAATGGAAGGACTGATCCCAGAAGACATGGTTCGTGTTCTCCGCATTGTATGATATGCCTGAAGTTCATCTCTGTGCTTAAGTTTATCGGAATTGAGAACAACAGCTCTATCAATAGAGTAAGGCAAACCTCTCTGCCTTCCTCTCAACATCATAATGATAATAACCAATTTCGAGAGCGTAGAAAACCTTCCAGAAAAAGACGGAGTGTAGTCCGGGTATCCCAAACTTAATCCAACACCACCATAAGCTGAAACGGTCTCAAACAGAATCtgaaaaacttgaaagtAATAGTCACCACTTTGAAGCTTCTTATTTTCACAAACACATATAATGAATAAACCAAGGAACACAAACCACAAATCAAAGTAAAGTtgtctcttcaaatgcaTTCCCACAAATGATCCTATCGACTTCCGACGGGATTTAGTCtgattttcatcttcatcgtcaataTATACACCCAATGACTGCTCCTCATAGACATTGGTACGTCTAATGGACATAGCCAATGGTAACACAGATATATACATCATGATCATATAGCTGACTTCAATAGCAGAGTGCAAAGTTCCAATATTAACAACTGCCAACCCGGCAGTCCTTGTAGAGAAAGCCTGAAAAAGACCATCTAAAACACGGTCTCCCTTCGGAATATCCCGTAAAGTGACATTATCCAAATCCAATGCAACAAATAAAATCAAATCAACAGCATTAAGAATAAGTAAAACTGCCAAAAGCCAGTACGTTGGACCAGAGGGAAACAGTAAAGTAAAGCAACGCCTAGGATGATCAAGAAGGAATGCTAATGACTCATGATACATAGTGAGAGGCTTTGACAGCTTGAACATGATCCAGATAATGAATCTCAAAAATATTGGAAATCCCGTGTTACCAATGACAATAAAGAAACTGCCTATAATCAAGACATAGGGACTCTTGTTGAAGGGAATCATAGAATCCGGGGTTAAAGTGTAACCTAGGTTATTGAAACATGTCTGAGATGTAAAGAACGCCCACCAAGTGGCAGATACACCGTCATTATTGACTATTTCATGATACCTATCCTGGGTGAAAATAAGTCCCATGAAGAAACACAGCGCAATAGCGTGGAAACCAACATAATATACTACCAAAATGATCGAGAGTAGTTTTAATGAACGATATTCAACACCacccaattcttctctttggGAGTTAGTCTGCGCCACAAAAGTAGAGTTTCTACCTATAGTTGGGTTCCAAGAGAGGTAGTTGGTACGATTAAGTACTCCATTCCTTGAATACAGACTGATTAGTTCATCATCGGACATATCAGAAGGATTGGAGTTAGCTGGCGAGCTTGACTGTCTTCCAGTGAATGTTCTTGTAAATCGACGACTAAGCTTAGGTAAAAATCCAGATGACTCCCTACGACCAAAGCGACCATCAGTAGTTGGGGAGTTATCAGAAAGCCTTCTTTTATCGTTAGCAGCAATAATCGCACTCCTGGCAGAAGAGTGATTTGCATCGTCATTAGCTGAATAATTGTCATCGGAGATAGCATCCCCTGGTACTTTCTGTATCCCAGATAAGGCTTCGGACGGACTAGATTTTGTAATATTCTGTGGAGCTCCACGTGAAAGATGCCGTCTCCATCTACTTATGGGGCCTCCCTTAAATTGCAATTCTTTACCATTACCCTTGATGTCCTTAGGCGAGCCgccatcttcttcctcttttatCTCGTTCAACTCGTCTCTGACCAAATAATCCCTTTGAGCCTGTTGACGAAGAAGCTTCAGTcgttgatttcttctttgacgCCGATATCTTCTGTGCCTGTGATGATGACCCGGCAATCTCAACGATTCGCGTTCTGCAGGGCCATTTATATGTAAAGCGGGACCAGATTCGACATCTGTATTTTTTTGATGGCTTCTATGCTGCATCATTGAAATGGACATATACAAATCTCTTGGATCAATGTCTCTAGACCTCGTCTCCTTTTTAGTAGGATGAGGAAGCTCTGCAAACTGAATATCACGATCCTTGGCGTTGGGTAGATTATGAGAGACGTTATTAGGATGATAATTTGAGACCTCTCCAGGTTCTAGAATGGACGTCTTCGATTTTCGATTCTCCTCATCGTCACCACTTGAGTGAGACTGAGACGGTGATGGCAAGTCCTGTAGTTCTATATCGTCGTCACCAGAAACTCCCCCGTCAACCACATTATTAACATCCTGCTGATTGTTTTCCAAATTGTCTTTATACCCGCCATTTTTTGAGTTCTGTAACCGAGAATCCAACTCCTGTTGTGAATTGTGCGTATTGTAACCACCGTCAACTCTCTCCTGATCCACGATGCTGTTATTTCTCGCATTGTCCATAGTCATGGTACGAATGGCAGCCAACGTAGCCGTACGCCTCATACGAAAGTCTTTGGCCGACTTTTCCTTAATATCATCCATACTTTTCTCGAACCAGTAAATACGTGCAAAGACAACCATAGTGTGAATGAATATAGGTGTGGTCATCATGCAGATTAAATATATGGACAACTGTTGAAACAATGTCAACCTGTTAACGTCAACGGTATTCAAACCAGCCTGAGAAGCAGCACCACTACCGAAAAATAGGGCATCAATATATCTTATATTATGCTGTGGGTATATGAGAATAGACCCGAGGAACGCCATGAACGTGACGTATATGTAATGAGCAACAATAAAATTGGGAACCAGTCTCTTAACCCATGGACCAAGAAAACCGTCAATTGCATACAGAATCTTTCGTATCTTGTAGCCAAATGACTCTTTTATTCTGGCACCAACAACTGAAGGATACCTACTCATGTGTTTGCGTAATCGAGGGAGTTTCTCATGGAGAAAAAAGTTCCAGTGTGAACCACTCGTATCTTCCTGTGCTGGTTCCAGCGGTCTACTGTCTGACGGCTGCTCAGCGTACCCAACTTGTGCAGGACGAGCAAGGTGTGCAGCCTGCATTATGTGAACGCCTCGAGAGTCCCGAGAAGACCCCGAATGTACAGACGGTATCGAATCATCTTCGGGTTTGAGATCATCGGACAACACAACTCCTGTTCGTGATCCTGAAGAATCAGACGAAATTTGACTCATCATTAAATGAAGAAATGTAGAGCTGTACAATACAGAGAGAGACTATTTACTATAAGGTATATATCTCTATATACGCGACCCAGATAGAGATTAATTTTCCGGGCATCGGAATTTTTCAGTTGAGTTTTTTAGTTGGATCTGCTAGGTATCCGAAAGGTAATATGGAATAAATGCCAATGAATCCACAGATTTATTATGCTGATGCTGTTGTAGTGGCTCACCGTCGATCGCACGGCCATCGGAGggttgctgttgttgttgtcgttgttgttgctgtaGCTGTTGCTGCGGCTGTGGTTGTGTTTGTGGCTGGAGACCTTCATCTGATACGACCTCTGATAATCGATCGTAAACAGTAGTGTTATCAGTAGCAGAATTCCTATAAATGTCTGGGAAAGCTGTAGTTTGCGTCGTGGTAGTTCCATCCTCAGGATTTACTAACTGAATGGTAGCTATCGAAGGAGGAGGGGCACGCACAGGTCGAGCACCGGCGGAATTAAGAGAGGGAAATGAGTGTAGCGGCTGATGTGCTGCTTTGGAGTTCATATGAACAGCGTTGGATCTACTAGGAAGAATTTGCGAGCGAAGCATAGACACTCTAGCCGGATCTTTACACTCAGGACAATGCTTTATAACGTTGGAAACAGTCTCTTTCACTTTGGGCCAATGATAATGCTCGCAAATCAACGAAGTGGTCTTATTAATGCCAAGATGAGACTGCATGTGCACTCTACGAGCTATGCGATACTGTTCAGTCACATTGGAAATCACCTCCTTGTCTTTCAGATATAACTTGTCGTCCTGAACTGTGTAATGGTAAGCCAATGCACGAAGCCTGGACTTCTCCTGACGAGTAGCACTCTCAGGATACTGCCCTGATGTAAGATAATTCTTAATGTATTCATGCTTAGTCGACCCAGAATCTTCCTCCTGTTTGAGTTGAAGCTCCCTTCCGTATGTAATGGCATCAATCAGTGAGTCCTTGGTACTCTTCAACAATCCACAGCCCTTAACACAGCCTACTTTACTGAAATGGAGCCTCTCCAATACTTTTTTGGCAGCAATATTCGTCTCAAATATTAATTCAATCATCGAATAACTATATCCCAACCGTGGAGCCCACGTGAGAAAGCACTCGGTCAACGTAGTACCGATACCTCTTCTGCGAATACCGGCATTCACTAGAAAGTTACCGGTACAAACGTGAGCAGATCGCCCAGGATAGCTGGATTTGATAAACATTGTTCCCAAACACTTAGTTGCCCATTGCTTCACATCGACATTCTCGTCCAAGCGAGAACTATCACCAAGAACCATGACTGCTGCGAACTGACCGAACCAATAATCTCGGAATTCTTCAACGGTAAGTGGATCAAAGAACGGCTGTGTATCTCCGCGTGATATCTCATCGTTGTATTCTTGTgtcaaaaagagaagcaagtTATCGGGAAGTCCTTCCAGATCAAATATCGGATAGATCGTCGCTGTggtttctttatctttcaaTAGTACTGTAACACGCTCTATTCGAAAGGGAGCAGCGTAATGTGGCATGTAGTGATTTCGAGAGAACACAACGTTATTGAATCCCCCCatgattgaaaagaaccCGGAAATAGAGCTAAGGAGTAGATGAACAAGTACAGTTAGTGAGTAACTGATGCTCTCAGGTcttggttctttctttatccttcCGTTGGGCttgttttattttttccttcccGCGCGACGACGggtatttttcaccactAAATCCCTAGAAACAGAGAAATAGGCTTGGATACTAACGTTACTTGTTGATCGTAGCCATATTCATTCACAtgaaaagcaaaagcaaaaaagGAGATAAAGGTGTCAGCGGTCAAAGAAGCATCGAACATAAAAAAAggacaaagaaaagtaaaaagtaaagaaagagatatataaaataaaagaaaatgagGGATAGATAGAGAGATTCAAGAACACAACCAGCCAAATGATATTTGATTGATCAGTAAAGACTCAGCAAGGAACTCAGTTGTTGAAAGGTCTTATAGTTTTGTTGGCCCTACCCCAGCCAGATTTGAGAGGTCTTCCGTTGATAGTAAATCCGTTCAATTGAACGATGGCCAGAGCAGCCCTTTCATGAGAGTCATAAGTGACAAATGCACAACCTTTCTCAGGAAGTAGTTTGAAGTTAACTATGTAACCGAAATTCTGTAAGAGTGGAATAAGGTCACTCTGTTGAGTATAGTGGGCCAAATTTCCCAAGTAGACGGCACATAGCCAGTTTGGAGCCTGTCTAAGAACCATCTCATATGATTGAGGTTGCATCATTGGTGCTCTAGCGTTAACACCGTTTGCAGGCATGGCTCCTCCAAGCATATCCATGCCATTAATAGGCATATTGGCAGCACCTACAGAGCCTGCAGCTCCTTGCGGTGCAAGAGGAGGTCTAGATATTCCACCCATGCCACCAAGACCACCAGCATTCATGCCACGGTTAACTCTGTTCATACTACCTGGGAAATTTTGATTCTGAGATCTATGAACAGCCCAATTTAATCGAATTGGTCTACCGCCAAGAGAGGCCCCGTTCATAGTTTGTAGGACGGCTTCTGCATCTTGAGATTCTCTAAATGAAACAAAACCATAACCTCTAGACCGACCGGTCTTCATGTCCCACATAACATTAGCCTGAACGAATGAAGGGAACTTGGCAAAGGCACTGGTCAAAGTGTCGTCATTAATCTCTGGAGAAAGATCACCAACAAACAAAGTATACGTATCGTTATTACGGAACTGCTGGGTTCTGTATGCCCAGGTAATTTTCAATGGATAGTTGGCTAATACTGTAGAGTTCAATGCACGCAGAGCGTTCTCTGCTTGTGTGTTATCATCGTATTCGATAAAGGCATAGTTAAAGCCTTGCTTGTTTTTGTCATAGAGAACCTTCATACTTTGTATTGGAGAGCCAACAGAGGAGAACAAGTCACGAAGAACGTCTTCAGACACAGATTTGTGAATATTTCCGACGTACAAGACGGTCTTGGACAGTTCTCGTCCACCCTGAGATGCTGTGGCCGGTAGGGCTTGAGGATCCTGAGATGAGACCGCCTGAGCAGACCCATCGTCCGGAATCTGAGTCTGATGATCAGGCAGTGTGACAGCCTGCGAATTGGTTTGCTGGCTTTCCTGCTCGCCATCcaactgctgctgctgctgttgcaCGGGTATTTCTGAAGGCTCCTCAGTCTTTAGAGATGGATCTTCATCAATTGATTGCGATTCAACTTGCGATTGGATACTCGATTCAGGAGCGGATTGagctgaagaaggaattgagGCAGTCGCAGTAGAGCCAGATagtgcagaagaagaggaaggggcagaagaagcttggACCTGCTCAGAGGATTCCTGTTCAGATGGTTGTTCGGACATTACGTGTAtaagaacaaagaaaaagacaaatgataagaaaaaagaataaaaaaaaaccgAAAACGAAAACCCACGAAAGAAAAAGGGAGAACTGGATTAGTCGAGGAAAATAACCGCTAGGGGAATCGAGGACTTGAACAGAGATTCAGCTTTGACTAAATAAATGAGGTAGAGGATAAAGAGAACGAGATCAACTAAACACGAAACAAAGCTATTCAGGTAGTTCATATCATTGAGTTTTGGTGAAGTgcatgaaaaatttttttggatttgattATCATCGGTTTAAGGAAGTGCAGGAGaacggagaagaaggatttctGGCAGGAGGGGGGCTTAGAGCCAAAATTTAGAAGAGATTACCGGTCAATTGGCAAGCATGACAATTATGTGGAAAAGGGTTTGAAGCTTTTACTTTGATTGTAGTTGCTAACTAATAGATGGAGCTCCCAACACCAGCGCGCCAACAGGCCCCTCTTCGCGGTCACACAGAACTCTCCCCGTAGGCTCTTACCCCGGTGGACCCTTCTATCCGCAGACGGACTCTTCCCGCATTAGTTCCACTGGAAAGTGACTAACCGGTTCAAGATAAATATGCTGAATTTCTGTATCACCTCATTTTTCGTCTATTTTCTCCTTTAGTCAACCAATTTGAACATTTTCCCAGTAATGACTGAAACCCCTACTTCTCCAATGCTATCAAGGGTGCACACTTCGGCCCCAGATACGGATTCTGCAATAGACAGAACCATCCCGGAGTTTCCTGCTGCTACACCAATCGATGAAGACAATTACTTTAGGTTACATAAGCCTCCTCCTTATCTCTCACAGATTTCCCGGGACGTGGCCGAGTTCATCAATTTCCATCACAAGCAAAATAGGAAGGTCGCTCTGGTAACTTCTGGTGGAACTACAGTTCCTCTTGAAAACAACACTGTGAGGTTTATCGACAACTTCAGTGCCGGAACCAGAGGTGCAACGTCGGCCGAGTATTTC
The sequence above is a segment of the Brettanomyces nanus chromosome 4, complete sequence genome. Coding sequences within it:
- a CDS encoding uncharacterized protein (EggNog:ENOG41), with translation MRSRTGVVLSDDLKPEDDSIPSVHSGSSRDSRGVHIMQAAHLARPAQVGYAEQPSDSRPLEPAQEDTSGSHWNFFLHEKLPRLRKHMSRYPSVVGARIKESFGYKIRKILYAIDGFLGPWVKRLVPNFIVAHYIYVTFMAFLGSILIYPQHNIRYIDALFFGSGAASQAGLNTVDVNRLTLFQQLSIYLICMMTTPIFIHTMVVFARIYWFEKSMDDIKEKSAKDFRMRRTATLAAIRTMTMDNARNNSIVDQERVDGGYNTHNSQQELDSRLQNSKNGGYKDNLENNQQDVNNVVDGGVSGDDDIELQDLPSPSQSHSSGDDEENRKSKTSILEPGEVSNYHPNNVSHNLPNAKDRDIQFAELPHPTKKETRSRDIDPRDLYMSISMMQHRSHQKNTDVESGPALHINGPAERESLRLPGHHHRHRRYRRQRRNQRLKLLRQQAQRDYLVRDELNEIKEEEDGGSPKDIKGNGKELQFKGGPISRWRRHLSRGAPQNITKSSPSEALSGIQKVPGDAISDDNYSANDDANHSSARSAIIAANDKRRLSDNSPTTDGRFGRRESSGFLPKLSRRFTRTFTGRQSSSPANSNPSDMSDDELISLYSRNGVLNRTNYLSWNPTIGRNSTFVAQTNSQREELGGVEYRSLKLLSIILVVYYVGFHAIALCFFMGLIFTQDRYHEIVNNDGVSATWWAFFTSQTCFNNLGYTLTPDSMIPFNKSPYVLIIGSFFIVIGNTGFPIFLRFIIWIMFKLSKPLTMYHESLAFLLDHPRRCFTLLFPSGPTYWLLAVLLILNAVDLILFVALDLDNVTLRDIPKGDRVLDGLFQAFSTRTAGLAVVNIGTLHSAIEVSYMIMMYISVLPLAMSIRRTNVYEEQSLGVYIDDEDENQTKSRRKSIGSFVGMHLKRQLYFDLWFVFLGLFIICVCENKKLQSGDYYFQVFQILFETVSAYGGVGLSLGYPDYTPSFSGRFSTLSKLVIIIMMLRGRQRGLPYSIDRAVVLNSDKLKHRDELQAYHTMRRTRTMSSGISPSIPATRTRSNISEAVENIRENGVSWRKLATNTLRAGTRMFRAIMMGPGGDVDESRTFTSVTNPNRQIHGEQAEPDNDSAASEEAASEEASSANSTESDTSHLIDSLHYTNSGGSDYSGSSYSDDQSSIHLNTESSEGSRARRGSGSS
- a CDS encoding uncharacterized protein (EggNog:ENOG41); its protein translation is MSPDARKVIEFLSKFATCDLSDALVKKGHKDGGYFPNLTRYSSNASNISMIGKAYTVLFASKDDPRPAIEGGYIDKLPEDSVLIIATTTNLQKLDAPYTKLNNALYGGLMSTRAQYLKSRGTVVFGRIRDLDEHRDLNRDVFSYGIGSAAHAPVVKMIGINVPVEIIIDEYSESRKEVINPGDYIMGDNNGVVRVEDNEELGNLLEYIPKRVEADNLVKQDILKGERCNASQKKRREGL
- a CDS encoding uncharacterized protein (BUSCO:EOG09341NSP~EggNog:ENOG41); the protein is MGGFNNVVFSRNHYMPHYAAPFRIERVTVLLKDKETTATIYPIFDLEGLPDNLLLFLTQEYNDEISRGDTQPFFDPLTVEEFRDYWFGQFAAVMVLGDSSRLDENVDVKQWATKCLGTMFIKSSYPGRSAHVCTGNFLVNAGIRRRGIGTTLTECFLTWAPRLGYSYSMIELIFETNIAAKKVLERLHFSKVGCVKGCGLLKSTKDSLIDAITYGRELQLKQEEDSGSTKHEYIKNYLTSGQYPESATRQEKSRLRALAYHYTVQDDKLYLKDKEVISNVTEQYRIARRVHMQSHLGINKTTSLICEHYHWPKVKETVSNVIKHCPECKDPARVSMLRSQILPSRSNAVHMNSKAAHQPLHSFPSLNSAGARPVRAPPPSIATIQLVNPEDGTTTTQTTAFPDIYRNSATDNTTVYDRLSEVVSDEGLQPQTQPQPQQQLQQQQRQQQQQPSDGRAIDGEPLQQHQHNKSVDSLAFIPYYLSDT
- a CDS encoding uncharacterized protein (EggNog:ENOG41) → MVTDTTYYDRLEVKPTSTRLEIKKSYRKLAIKFHPDKNPNNEEAAEKFKEISEAYKVLSDDQSRQKYDQFGLQEGQEMTDPEQFFDQIFGGEAFLDYIGELTLMKNLSKEYELEKEDEEGSKEDGKGSTSTDKSTTAGATPAGATTSTGTTPSTEALRLENGELNTLTVDEREKQIKKEKERRKKEHREKIDEENKKHREEIVGGLTKKLIDRLSLYTESEKDERVVNAFREKFRLEAENMKTESFGLEILHAIGQVYLTKANIFLNSQNTFLGLGGWYGSMKEKGSIIRDTYRTISTALDAQRTMQELTSMNDKRDQFLKQEEEKKKVEDEGAAEDTVVTESRGPEENVVPESTDDKNSKVAKEEPIPTDEEVAHMEKMLMGKIIAAAWKGSHMEISSALRDTVDNVLYDDTVDLAKCTQRAEALAIVGRVFKDAKRSRWEAEEARVFEELMAEATQKRSKK
- a CDS encoding uncharacterized protein (BUSCO:EOG09342LD3) codes for the protein MIGRQARPFSLSARCFESAPRGQHVSSLDTNKLKHMQYLMQFYEPKIVESILQAESSIDPTDYENKTFNTVQFAPHYLDDFTTLDPYFDHLPQNPESFLSITQSNKSDYPKNQISTEGSEETSELKELAKKLSLATGFDERYISRLNVKTLVLKTVRNQTSKGKINSFYALVCAGDRNGMLGIGEGKDPEEPSNAILKAHWQAVKNLVKVPRLEERTIFGNIEHKYGATVVHLRSAPPGSGLRCNSMIFELAQCAGIKDLSTKVYRSRNKMNVVKCTMEALLEQKTTDEVALERGKKIVNLRKIYYTAE